The Porphyromonas sp. oral taxon 275 DNA window TTTACCGTATCACCTAACAACCATTCGCATGGTTAGACGCGTGATTAACGGCTTTATATCACATGGAGCCTCGATACAAAGAAAAGGCTGGATTAACACTCAAGACTTCTTTATACTGGAGCTCATCCACTATGTCTACCCTGTTGTATATGAGTTCCTCTTAGACATGTACAAAGCAGCCGCCTTCCCTATAAGCCATCCGTTCCAGGACAACCCGCTATCTATATTTAAGATAAAGGAATCGCACATAAAGATTCTGTTTCCGTCCCACTCTACAGAGCAGCATCGACAAGGGTCTATGACCGTACATACAGGCTTATCCTCATTAGCTCAACTGATAGCTTGGTACTGGGGGGAGAAAAGAGAGGCATTTGAGGCCTGCCAGCTCAGTAAGGCCACCGAATGCCACATCGAACATCTGCTCAACCTTCTTTGGGGAGAGGATCGCCCATTAGAGGGGCGACAAATTAACCATACAGGTTATTGGGCTCGCTACTTCTACCGCGACTTTCTTGAAGCAGATTTAGCCGAACGCGACTTCGAAGCTCTCGCGAACGAACAAGATAGAGAGAAGCGAAAGGCACAATTAAGGAAATGGCAAGAAGCCAAAGGAGAAGGCTTCAAGCTAACCGTCACAGAGTACACTCCAGAGACCAGGCAAGAGGCAGCGAATATCATATGGGCTGCGCTTTACTGGAATAGTCTTCGCTTTACCCGTCCACGGATTGGACACATCGAGATTGATCGGCTCTTAGTAAGGGCAAGAATACCAGCGAAGAACGCACGAGAGCTCCTAGCTGGGCTATTAGAAGATAAAGATCTAGCCATAGGCGCTATGATCTACACTCGTAGATGGCTACTTGAGGAGGAGGCGGAGTTTCGGTATTTCACCCAAGAAGAACTCCAAGCAAAACAAATCTCTATCTTCGAGATGGCTATGACTAACGGCTGCAAGACTTCTGAGCTATATACTCTATGGTACCTTGCAGGAAAGCCAAACGGCTACGTTATCCAAAAGGGAAGCAGGCCAGATAGACTCAACGAACTCATGCGAGAAGCAGTAGCCCATGATCCTTGGAAGGTCATGTTCTGCTTCTTCCAAGAATTCCAGAATGGTCTTCATCTATGCCCAATTCCGTGGGACACCCTAGAGGAGTTTGAAGAATTCTTACTGGGGCTAGACTCACACTATACTAACGACCTTATCCCCATTATTCGGGAATACCGGAAAACGGGAAAAATAGAGGAGTTCCCCCGCCTTATGTCGGGCGGCCTCTCGACAGAGAAACTACTCCTTCTATTTGAATCTGACTTTATTGAACCCGCTCTTGATTATCTTAAGGGGTATTAGTTCCACCCCTAGCCCCCCACGCCATTAACCACACCTTATATATAGTATGCAGATCCGTACATTCATGATCAAGACGCACCGCCTGCTGGGGGCGGTGATGAGCGTCTTCTTTGTCGCGTGGTTCCTCTCAGGGATCGTGCTCATCTACAAGCCTTACCCGAAGTACACTCAGGACGAAGCGCTGGCCCATAGCGCACGTATCCCTGAGGCGCTGCCCAGCACGGACAGCCTCGCGGCCGTCCTTAGGGCGCGGGGGATGGACACACTGCAGCTCTCGAGCCTAAGCCTGCAGGGGGGCAGCTATGCCGACAGTCGTGCACGGCTCGTACTGCAGCCCGAGGAAGGCGAACGCGCGGAGCTGGCCTTCGACGGTGACAGCCTCCGCAGCCTCGTCCTCGACCGCGCCTACCTCGAGGACATCGCCAGCCGCTGGGGGCAGCGCATCGAGCGCATCGACACGATCCAGGAGCTGGACCAGTGGGTACCCTTCGGTCGTCTGCGGGCGGAGCTCCCCTTCTACCGCCTTCTACTCACGGGGGGCGCAGGGCACGAGGTCTATGTCTCGAGCCTCACGGGGCGCGTACTGCAGGAGTCCACACGCGTGGAGCGAGCCTGGGCCTGGGCAGGGGCGATCCCGCACTGGATCTACTTCACCTGGATCCGCAGCCAGCAGGAGCTGTGGCGCTGGGTCATCATCGTCCTCGGTGCGCTGGGCACGATGATGGCGGTGACGGGCTTCTACATCGGCATCTCCTACTACCGTATGCGGGGGCGGAGGAAGGGCAGCAAGCTCTATTCGCCCTTTACGAAGAAGCGCTACCAGTGGCACCACGCCTTCGGCACCGTGGGCGGACTACTCACCATCACCTGGGTGCTGACAGGGCTGCTGTCGGTGGTGCACTACCCACACACCGAGACCGAAGAGTACGCCGTGGAGCGCCTCGAGGGGGCGCCGCTTCGCCTGGAGGCCTACCGCACCGATCTGGAGGCGCTGCGACAGGCTGAGCCCGAGCTGCGCCGCCTCAGCTTCTACTCCTGGGGCGACATCCCCCTGCTGCAGGCCGAGGGAGGCGAAGAGGTGCACTACTACGATGCCCGCAGCGCGCAGCCCCGCCGTCTAGAGCTCACCGAGGCCGAGATCACGGGCGAGCTGCAGAAGGTCTTCGGCGCGGAGCACCAGTACCGACGCGACTTCCTCCAGGAGTACGACAGCTATTATATAGATCGCGCGCGTAAGCTGCCGCTGCCCGTCTGGCGCATCGCCATCGACACCAAGGAGCACCACAGCTACTACGTCTCGCCCGAGCGCGGACGCGGTAGGCTCATCGCCGACAACGAGCGGATCGACGCCTGGATGTTCTCCAAGCTGCACCGCCTGCAGTTCGCGAAGCTCGTCGCGCAGCCCTGGCTGTGGACGGTAGTGATGTGGGCCTTCCTCCTCATCGGTACGATCACCTCCGTGACGGGCCTATGGATGACGGGCGACTACCTCAAGCGGCTCTGGAGGAAGCGCCGCCGTAGACCCTAGCCCCACGAGGCCCCGAGGACGAGCCGCCCAGCATAGCCCCCTCTGCTGGTCGGCTCGTGGCATCTATCCCAAGGCCTAGCTGAGCCCGACCCAGGCTAAGGGACGCCGCCCCTCCCCCTTCCGAGCGCAAGCGAAGCAAGCTCCCCGCGCGGCTCCGCCCAAGGCCTCCCGAGGCGGCGACGAAGGGGGCAAAGCACGCCGACAGCCCGAGCGCAGCGCCGCGAGGGATATCCCTCAGCCTCCTCACCGACGTCCCTCACGCTCGCCACGGACGTTCCTCAGCCCGCTGACTGATATCCCTCGCGCGGCCTCCCCCTTAGCACGGGGCTCCGCTCGGGGCTCTGTGTCGCAGCACGCGAGGCCCTACACGAGGAGCGGGAGGAGGGGGCTAGGCGGCAGGCAATCGGACGCTTAGCCTAGGCGCGAAGCGGGGCAGAGGACGGCGCGAAGGGCAGGGCAGCAGGCTATTTGGTAGTGTCCGAAAGTCTTCTTATCTTTGCAGCGCTTTAGGGCAATCAGATGGTGGTTGTAGCTCAGTTGGTTAGAGCACTGGATTGTGGTTCCAGGTGTCGCGGGTTCGAGTCCCGTCTTCCACCCCAAGGCAAATGGGCATACGGCAGCGCCGTGTGCCCATCCTTCGTTTACGGCCCAGCATAGTCAGAGGATGTCCCATAGCCATCAGATCACCTTCCTCCGTAGCCTCAGCACCGAGGAGCAGCATCAGCTCGCGGAGCTCTGCCGTCCCCTCGGGGAGGCAGTGCTCCAGCCCCTACGCACTGCCCCCGAGCTCCATAGGCTGCAGCTCGAGCTGGATGCTGCCGAAGGTGCGCAGGAGCGGGCCGAGCGCCGCCGCCTGCTGGAGTGCCTCCTGCCCTGGGCACGCGGGCGCTCGCTGCCCTTCTACTACCCCAGCTCAGAGGCCGTGCGGCCGATCCGACGTGTGGCCTTCGACCTCGACGGCACACTCATCCGAGACGAACTCATGGTACTGCTGGCGGGGCAGAGGGGATGCGGCGAGGAGATGCAGCAGCTCACCGAGGCCGCCATGTGCGGCGCGCGTCCGTTCCGCGAGAGCTTCGTAGCACGCAGCCAGCTGCTCCTCGGCCTCAGCGAGGCGGAGCTACTGCGGCCGCTCGCTCAGCTGAGCTTCGCCCCCGATGCCGCCGAGCTCATCGCGCAGCTCCAGCAGCGGGGGCTCGAGCTCTGCCTCATCACGGGCGCCTACGAGCCTCTAGCGGCCGCCCTCGGCGCGCAGCTCGGCCTCCCGCTCGGCTGCGCCAGTGCCGTACGTATGGAGGGCGGGCGCCTGGCAGGACTCATCGAGGAGGCCATCGTCGACGCCGAGGCCAAGGCGCGCTACCTCGAGGCCTGGGCGGGCTGCGAGCTGCACGCCACGCTCGCCCTAGGGGACGGTGCCAACGATATCCACATGCTCTCCACCGCGGGCCACGCCCTGCACTACAGCTGTATAGCGCCCTCCGCACCCTCATTTATCCACCTGCTGGAGCTCCTCCAGCGCCTTAGCCACATCCTATGAACGTCCGTATCGAAGCCAGCTGGCGCGAGGCCCTCGCCGCCGAGTTCGACAAGCTCTACTTCGGCATCCTCACCGACAGGATACGCAGCGAGTACCAGAGCGGTCACGCCATCTACCCACCCGCAGGGCAGATCTTCCGCGCCCTCGACCTCTGTCCCCTCGATCGGGTACGCGTCGTCATCTTAGGCCAAGACCCCTACCACGGCGCGGGCCAAGCCGAGGGTCTCGCCTTCTCCGTCCCCCATGGCATCGCTGTGCCGCCGAGCCTGGTGAACATCAAGCAAGAGATCGCCGACGACCTCGGCCGCCCCTCCATCATCACCGGCGGCGAGCTCCTACCCTGGGTGGAGCAGGGCGTACTGCTGCTCAATACCACGCTCACCGTCCGCTCGGGCGAGGCCGCCTCCCATCAGGGGCTGGGCTGGGAGACCTTCACCGACGCCGTCATCCAGCTGGTCAGCCAGCGCTGCGACCATGTCGTCTTCCTCCTCTGGGGTAGCCCCGCTAGGCGTAAGGCCGCTATGATCGACGCCACGCGCCACTGCATTCTGGAGGCGCCGCACCCCTCGCCGCTGTCGGCGCACCGCGGCTTCTTCGGCTGCCGCCACTTCTCCCGCGCCAATGCCTACCTCCAGCAGCAGGGCCTTGCCCCTATCCAGTGGTAGCCTCTCCTAGGTATAGACGGGCTCAATAATCCCATTTAGTAGGCAGGCGGTAGGGCAGCGGAGAAGTCGTATCTTTGTAAAAAAGAAATAAGCCCCCGCAGTACCCTGCGACGCGGCTTGGACAGCTAAAAGAAAGGTAGCACTATGGACGTACTCCAGATACAAAAGGACCTCATCGGGATGCAGGACTATATGAAGAACTTCGCACGTAGCCTCACCAAGGACGAGGCCGATGCTGAGGACCTGACCCAGGACACGACGCTGCGCGTGCTGAACAACTATGATAAGTTCGTCGACAACGTCAACTTCAAGGGCTGGGTGCTGAAGATCATGCGCAACATCTTCATCAATAACTACCACAAGCTCGTACGTACACAGGAGCTCATCGACTATAATGTGGACGCCTACAACGTGCCCCTGATGAGCGACGGCGGGGAGAACACCCCCGAGGGCTCTATGGACATCAAGGAGATCACAGAGGCCATCTCGGCTCTACAGCCGACGCTCAAGGAACCCTTCTCCATGTACGTCTCAGGCTATAAGTACAGCGAGATCGCCGAGACCCTCGGTATACCTCTGGGCACGGTCAAGAGCCGTATCTTCTTCGCCCGCCAGGAGCTCCAGCGCAAGCTGCGCGACCTGCGCTAGGCGCCTTACACCCCTTTCCACCCCTTCCGAATCATAAGGAATACCATATATGAATAGAGAACATCGTCGCAGCCTGATCATTGGCTCAGGCCCAGCAGGCTACACCGCCGCCATCTATGCGGGACGCGCCAACCTCGCACCCCTCCTCTATGAGGGCATACAGCCCGGCGGCCAGCTCACACAGACCACAGAGGTGGAGAACTTCCCCGGCTACCCCGAGGGCGTCACGGGCCCCGTACTGATGCAGGACCTGCGCAAGCAGGCCGAGCGCTTCGGCACTGAGGTACGCTCGGGTCTGGCCACCAAGGTAGACCTCTCCCAGCGCCCCTATGTCGTGACCTTCAGCGACGGCGTAGAGGTCGAGGCTGACACGATCATCATCTCCACGGGAGCCTCCGCTAAGTACCTCGGCCTCGAGGATGAGACGAAGTACGCCGGTATGGGCGTCTCGGCCTGCGCTACCTGTGACGGCTTCTTCTACCGCGGCAAGACGGTCGCCGTCGTCGGTGGTGGCGACACCGCCTGCGAGGAGGCGCTCTATCTGGCAGGCCTCGCGTCCAAGGTCTACATGATCGTGCGCAAGGACCACCTCCGTGCCTCGGACATCATGCGCCAGCGCGTCGAGCAGCACGAGCGTATCACCATCCTCTACGAGCACAATACGGTGGGGCTCTTCGGGGACAATGGTGTCGAGGGGGCCCACCTCGTCAAGCGCCTCGGCCAGCCCGATGAGGAGCACGTGGATATCGCTATCGACGGCTTCTTCCTGGCAATCGGTCACCACCCCAACTCCGAGCTCTTCGCCGACTACCTCGACCTCGACGAGACGGGCTACATCATCACTGAGGGCGCTACCCCACGTACCAAGGTGCCTGGCGTCTTCGCTGCTGGGGACGTCGCCGACCCGCTCTACCGCCAGGCGATCACCGCTGCGGCCTCGGGCTGCAAGGCAGCTATGGAGGCCGAGCGCTACCTCAACGATCAGGGCCTCCTCTAGCGAGTGCCCGCTGAGGATCGGGAGCTAAGCCCACAAGGCACAGCCCCGAGCTCGACAAACGACAAAGGACAGCGCCTCATCCACACGTGTGGATGAGGCGCTGTCCTTTTTGCTTGGGCGAGGCCTGAGGCCGATCGAGCTACTTGAGCGGCTTGATGTCGAGGCGCACGGGCTGGATCATGTTCTCAGGCGCCAGCACCTTGTCCAGATCCTCCTGGGTAAGGATGCCGTGCTCGATGACCAGGTCGTAGACGCTACGCCCCGTCTCGAGGGCCTCCTTGGCGATCTTGGTGGAGTTCTTGTAGCCGATGATGGGGTTGAGGGCGGTGACGATACCGATGCTGTTGCGCACATAGCTGCGGCAGGTCTCCTCATTGGCCGTGATGCCCTCGATGCAGAGGGTACGCAGCGTGTCGAAGCCCTGGATCATCAGATCGATGGACTCGAAGCAGCACTGAGCCATCACGGGCTCCATAGCGTTGAGCTCCATCTGAGAGGCGTCGCCCGCCATGGTGACGCAGAGGTCGTTCCCCATGACCTTGTAGCAGACCTGGCTCATGACCTCGGGGATGACGGGGTTGACCTTGCCGGGCATGATGGACGAGCCAGGCTGCATGGCGGGCAGGTTGATCTCGCCGAGCCCACAGCGGGGGCCGCTGGAGAGCAGGCGCAGGTCATTACAGATCTTGTTGACCTTGACGGCGATGCGGCGTAGGGCGGAGCTGTAGCCGATCATCTCGCTGGTGTCGCTCGTGGCACCGACGAAGTCGTCCGTACGCGTGATAGGCCAGCCCGTGATCTCCGCCATAGCGGCCGTGCAGTAGTCGGCGTACTCGGGCTCAGAGGAGATCCCCGTGCCGATGGCCGTAGCCCCCATGTTGATGGCGAGGAACTGCTGGGCAGCGTAGTCAAGGTTGGCGATCTCGTGGCGCAGGATGGAGGCGAAGCCGCCGAAGGTCTGCCCCAGCGTCATGGGCACAGCGTCCTGCAGCTGCGTACGGCCCATCTTCACCACGTGGGCGAACTGGCGGGACTTAGCCTCCAGCGCCTCGATGAGCTGGATGAAGTGCGGGCGCAGCTTGAGGTGCGAGGCATAGAGGCCGAGGTGGATGGCCGTGGGGTAAGCGTCGTTGGTCGACTGCGAGCCGTTGACATGGTCATTGGGCGAGAGGTACTTGAACTCGCCCTTGGCGTGCCCCATCAGCTCGAGGGCACGGTTGCAGATGACCTCATTGGCGTTCATATTGGTCGTCGTGCCCGCCCCGCCCTGGATCATGTCCACGGGGAACTGGTCGTGGTGCTTGCCCTCGAGGAGCTCGTGACAGGCGGTGACGATGGCGTCCTTCTGCTGGTCGCTCAGCAGGCCGAGGCGGTGGTTGGCAATCGCCGCGGCCTCCTTCGTCCACGCGAGGCCGTGGATGAAGAGCGGGTAGTCAGAGAGGTGGAAGGCGCTGATGTTGAAGTTCTCTACTCCACGGAGCGTCTGCACGCCATAGAGCTTGTCGTTGCTGATCTGGCGTTCGCCGATCAGATCACTTTCTATGCGAAAGTCCTGGACTGATGTAGCCATAGTAGTGACTGGTATAGCTTGATGAATAGTTATCGGTAGAGCAAAGGTACTTATTTTTCCCTCCCAGCGCACCCCAAGTTTTAGGCTGTCAAAGGCTTATCCTAGGACAAAAGCACGCAGTCCCCGCACAAAAGGCAGCCCAAAACACGTCATTCTACCACAAAGCAAAGCCCGAAGCGCACCCAGAGCGAGCAAACAACGTCTTTTTACCACCTCTCGCAGCCTCCTCCCGCAGCTCGCTCAGCCGCCCCGCCTACTCCTCGCGCTGCCCTGCGACCAAGGCCTCCCCTTCCTGACCGATATGCCTCAGAGCACTGACTGATATCCCTCACGCCTCTGACTGCCGTCCCTCACGGCGCTGATGGATATTCCTCAGCGCAGCCCGACAGGCCTCGGAGCTGCGCTAGGGCTTATCCCCCCTGCCTTAGTCCTATCTCCAAGGCGACGGAGACAAGGGAAAAGAAAAAAGCCTACCTTTGCCCCAAGCAACTCAAAGGGGTGCTGGCTGTAGACCTCCGTCGTCTACCGCTGTGCTGAGATTATACCCGAGGACCTGATCCAGGTAATACTGGCGTAGGCATAGAGTGAAGGCAAGCACTTGCCGCTTATACTCCATGATCTTCATCTGACCCTCCGGTGCCGCGGTGTATCCCAGCCCGCTGCCGCCCCCACGTGCCGCTCCCAGCGCCGCCCGCGGGTGAGGCTGCTGCATCCCTAGAGCTGCCTCTATCATCACCTAGTAGCTCTCTCGATGCAGATCACCGTCAACGGCGAGCCCCACCAGCTCCCCACTCCCCTCAGCCTCCGTGAGGCCCTCGACAGCCTCGGCCTCACCCTCCCGACACACGCCGCCCTCGCCCTCAACGAGCGGGTCGTCCCCCGCAGCGCCCTCGACAGCACGCAGCTCCAGGCGGGCGACGCGCTCCTCATCATCCAGCCCACCTTCGGCGGATAGTCCCGAGGCGCCCCTTAGCCCTTAATTCTCACCCTACACTTCCCCCTAAGCCTATGAAGATCAAAGATGTCGTCACCCACGGCCCCCTCACCGGGTCAGAGAAGATCTACGTCACCAGCCCCCGTATGCCCCACGTGCGGGTAGGCATGCGCCGCATCCCCCTCTCGGACACCATAGAGGAGGACGGCAGCCGCAGCCCCAACGCCCCCGTCATCGTCTACGACACGGGCGGCCCCTACACCGACGCCGCCTATCAGGTAGACCTCGAGCGCGGCCTACCGCGCCTGCGCGAGCCCTGGATCGAGGGGCGCGGCGACACCCTCCAGAGCGAAGGCCTCGGCAGCAGCTATGCCCGCCAGCGTCTAGCCCAGCGCGCCCTCGACGGCCTGCGCTACCAGCACATCGTCCCCCACCCCCGTCGCGCCCAGGGCGACTGCGTGACCCAGCGCTACTACGCCGTGCGCGGCATCATCACCGAAGAGATGGAGTACGTGGCGCTGCGGGAGAACCAGCAGATCGAGGAGCTACGCGAGCGCCACAGCCGCGGCGGCGACCCCAAGGGCGCCGTGCTGCCTGAGCTGGTGACGGCAGAGTTCGTCCGAGAGGAGCTGGCCAGCGGCCGCGCCATCCTCCCAGCGAACATCAACCACCCCG harbors:
- a CDS encoding PepSY domain-containing protein, which codes for MQIRTFMIKTHRLLGAVMSVFFVAWFLSGIVLIYKPYPKYTQDEALAHSARIPEALPSTDSLAAVLRARGMDTLQLSSLSLQGGSYADSRARLVLQPEEGERAELAFDGDSLRSLVLDRAYLEDIASRWGQRIERIDTIQELDQWVPFGRLRAELPFYRLLLTGGAGHEVYVSSLTGRVLQESTRVERAWAWAGAIPHWIYFTWIRSQQELWRWVIIVLGALGTMMAVTGFYIGISYYRMRGRRKGSKLYSPFTKKRYQWHHAFGTVGGLLTITWVLTGLLSVVHYPHTETEEYAVERLEGAPLRLEAYRTDLEALRQAEPELRRLSFYSWGDIPLLQAEGGEEVHYYDARSAQPRRLELTEAEITGELQKVFGAEHQYRRDFLQEYDSYYIDRARKLPLPVWRIAIDTKEHHSYYVSPERGRGRLIADNERIDAWMFSKLHRLQFAKLVAQPWLWTVVMWAFLLIGTITSVTGLWMTGDYLKRLWRKRRRRP
- a CDS encoding HAD family phosphatase translates to MSHSHQITFLRSLSTEEQHQLAELCRPLGEAVLQPLRTAPELHRLQLELDAAEGAQERAERRRLLECLLPWARGRSLPFYYPSSEAVRPIRRVAFDLDGTLIRDELMVLLAGQRGCGEEMQQLTEAAMCGARPFRESFVARSQLLLGLSEAELLRPLAQLSFAPDAAELIAQLQQRGLELCLITGAYEPLAAALGAQLGLPLGCASAVRMEGGRLAGLIEEAIVDAEAKARYLEAWAGCELHATLALGDGANDIHMLSTAGHALHYSCIAPSAPSFIHLLELLQRLSHIL
- the ung gene encoding uracil-DNA glycosylase, giving the protein MNVRIEASWREALAAEFDKLYFGILTDRIRSEYQSGHAIYPPAGQIFRALDLCPLDRVRVVILGQDPYHGAGQAEGLAFSVPHGIAVPPSLVNIKQEIADDLGRPSIITGGELLPWVEQGVLLLNTTLTVRSGEAASHQGLGWETFTDAVIQLVSQRCDHVVFLLWGSPARRKAAMIDATRHCILEAPHPSPLSAHRGFFGCRHFSRANAYLQQQGLAPIQW
- a CDS encoding RNA polymerase sigma factor, yielding MDVLQIQKDLIGMQDYMKNFARSLTKDEADAEDLTQDTTLRVLNNYDKFVDNVNFKGWVLKIMRNIFINNYHKLVRTQELIDYNVDAYNVPLMSDGGENTPEGSMDIKEITEAISALQPTLKEPFSMYVSGYKYSEIAETLGIPLGTVKSRIFFARQELQRKLRDLR
- the trxB gene encoding thioredoxin-disulfide reductase is translated as MNREHRRSLIIGSGPAGYTAAIYAGRANLAPLLYEGIQPGGQLTQTTEVENFPGYPEGVTGPVLMQDLRKQAERFGTEVRSGLATKVDLSQRPYVVTFSDGVEVEADTIIISTGASAKYLGLEDETKYAGMGVSACATCDGFFYRGKTVAVVGGGDTACEEALYLAGLASKVYMIVRKDHLRASDIMRQRVEQHERITILYEHNTVGLFGDNGVEGAHLVKRLGQPDEEHVDIAIDGFFLAIGHHPNSELFADYLDLDETGYIITEGATPRTKVPGVFAAGDVADPLYRQAITAAASGCKAAMEAERYLNDQGLL
- a CDS encoding aspartate ammonia-lyase: MATSVQDFRIESDLIGERQISNDKLYGVQTLRGVENFNISAFHLSDYPLFIHGLAWTKEAAAIANHRLGLLSDQQKDAIVTACHELLEGKHHDQFPVDMIQGGAGTTTNMNANEVICNRALELMGHAKGEFKYLSPNDHVNGSQSTNDAYPTAIHLGLYASHLKLRPHFIQLIEALEAKSRQFAHVVKMGRTQLQDAVPMTLGQTFGGFASILRHEIANLDYAAQQFLAINMGATAIGTGISSEPEYADYCTAAMAEITGWPITRTDDFVGATSDTSEMIGYSSALRRIAVKVNKICNDLRLLSSGPRCGLGEINLPAMQPGSSIMPGKVNPVIPEVMSQVCYKVMGNDLCVTMAGDASQMELNAMEPVMAQCCFESIDLMIQGFDTLRTLCIEGITANEETCRSYVRNSIGIVTALNPIIGYKNSTKIAKEALETGRSVYDLVIEHGILTQEDLDKVLAPENMIQPVRLDIKPLK
- the thiS gene encoding sulfur carrier protein ThiS, encoding MQITVNGEPHQLPTPLSLREALDSLGLTLPTHAALALNERVVPRSALDSTQLQAGDALLIIQPTFGG